CCGTCACCGTCGGCGGAACGACGGTCGCGAACGCCGCAGGCGACCGGGTCCGCGTCGAGTCCGCCACCGCATGGACGGGCGCCGGGGAGAACCTCTCGACCGCACCGCAGGTGCTGAAGGTCGCCGATGTCGACGCATCCCACTACACCGAGAAGCTGAACCGCGCCGCCGAGAGGGAAGCACAGCGTGTCGCCGAGGCGATCGCTGCCCAGGAGGCAGCACAGCGTGCCGAGGCCGAGCGGATCGCCCGCGAGGCCGCCGAGCAGGCCGCTCGTGAGGAGGCCGCGCGTCGCCCCGCGCTCGCCTTCCCCGCTGCAGGAACGCTGACCTCGGGCTACGGTCCGCGCTGGGGGACCAACCACAACGGTATCGACGTCGCCAACTCGATCGGCACGCCCATCGTCTCCGTCACCGACGGCGTCGTGATCGAATCCGGTCCGGCCTCGGGCTTCGGCCTGTGGGTGCGCATCGCGCAGGACGACGGCACGACCGGTGTCTACGGCCACATCGATCAGTCCCTCGTCTCGGTCGGCCAGCACGTCCGCGCCGGTGAGCAGATCGCCACGATGGGCAACCGCGGCCAGTCCACCGGCCCGCACCTGCACTACGAGGTGTGGCAGCCGGGCGGCGCCAAGGTCGACCCCATCCCGTGGTTCCACGCGCGCGGCGTTCCGGTGCCGAGCTCGCACCTCGGCTGATCCGGTAGGCGACAGCCCGAGAACGGCCCCCGAAACGAACGCCCCCGAAACGACCACTGCCCCGACGCTGTCCGCGTCGGGGCAGTGTCGTGCGTGGAGTTACCAGATGCGCACGCGCTCCGAAGGATCGAGATACAGCCTGTCGCCCTCGTCGACGCCGAACGCGTCGTAGAAAGCGTCGATGTTGCGGATCACGCCGTTGCAGCGGAACTCCGGCGGCGAGTGCGGGTCGACGGCGAGGCGTCGTGACGCCTCCTCGTCGCGAACCTTCGTACGCCACACCTGCGCCCATCCGAAGAACACGCGCTGCAGGCCGGTCAGGCCGTCGATGACCGGCGCGGGCTTGCCGTCGAGCGCGATCTCGTAGGCCTTCAACGCGATCGACAGGCCACCGAGATCACCGATGTTCTCGCCGATCGTGAAGCTGCCGTTGACACGCTGTCCGGGAAGGGCCTTCGGCTCGAACTCGTCGTACTGCGCGATGAGGGCAGCGGTGCGTTTACCGAACTCCTCGCGGTCCGAATCGGTCCACCAGTTCTCCAGATTGCCGTCGCCGTCGTACTTCGCGCCCTGATCGTCGAATCCGTGGCCGATCTCGTGCCCGATGACCGCGCCGATACCGCCGTAGTTCGCGGCGTCGTCGGCATGCAGGTCGAAGAACGGGGGCTGGAGAATCGCGGCGGGGAAGACGATCTCGTTCATCCCCGGGTTGTAGTAGGCGTTGACCGTCTGCGGGGTCATGAACCACTCGCCGCGATCGACCGGACCACCGAGCTTGCCGAGATCGCGGTCGTATTCCGCGGCGTACCCGCTGCGGTAGTTGCCCACCACGTCGTCCGGGGTGATCGTCACAGCGGAGTAGTCGCGCCAGGTGTCGGGATAGCCGACCTTGGGGGTGAACTTCTCGAGCTTGCGCAGCGCGGCCTCGCGCGTGGCCGGGCTCATCCATTCGAGGTCGGTGATGGACTGCCGGTACGCCTCGGTGAGATTGTCGACGAGCACCTGCATGCGCGTCTTCGCCTCGGCGGGGAAGTGCCGTTCGACGTAGAGCTTGCCGACGGCCTCGCCGAGCAGGTCCTGCACGAGCGACACGCCGCGCTTCCAGCGGTCGCGGATCTCCTGCGTACCGGTGAGCGTGCGGCCGTAGAACGCGAAGTTCTCGTCGACGAACGCCTCGGACAGGTACGGAGCCCGCGCGCGCAGCACCCGCCACACCGCCCAGGCCTTCCAGTCGTCGAGGTCCTCGTCGGCCCACAACGTCGCGAACGTCTCGAGGAAGCTCGGCTGACGAACGACGATCTCGGCCCACTGTTCGGTGGTCGCGCCGGTCGCGGTGATCCATCCCGTCCAGTCGAACTGCGGAAGATCGGTGCGCAGCGAGTCGAGGGTGAGCAGGTTGTAACTCAGGTCGGCGTCGCGACGCTTGACGACGTCCCAGTGCCCAGCGGCCAGCCTCGTCTCGAGCGCGACCACCTTCGCCGCGTCGTAGGGCAGGTCGGCGAGGGCGAACATCCGGCCGATGTGGGCGGTGTACTGGTCACGGATCTCGGCGTAGCGGTCCTCGCGGTAGTACGACTCGTCGGGCAGCCCGAGCCCGCCCTGCGAAACGTGCATCAGGTACCGCTCGGAGTTCTTCGAATCGGTGTCGACGTAGTGTGCGAGCGCACCCGTCACGCCGGCGCGCTGCAACCCGCCCAGTACTGCCGCGAGCGCGGCGCGGTCGGCAGCGCCGGAGACCGCCCGGAGTTCCCCGCGGATCGGATCGAGACCGGCTGCCTCGATCGTCGCGGTGTCCATGAACGAGGTGTACAGGTCGCCGATCTTCTGGGCGTCGGTGCCCGGCTCGGCGCCGGACGCCGCGGCCTCTTCGATGATGGTCCGCACGTCGACCTCGGCCTTGTCGGCGAGCGTGCGGAAGGCTCCGTCGAGCGCGCGGTCGGCGGGGATCTCGTGTTCGGCGAGCCATCGGCCGTTCACGTGTTCGAAGAGGTCGTCCTGGGGGCGGACCCGTTCGTCGACGTGTCCGAGATCGATGCCGGAGCGAATCTCCGAGTTCTGCGCGAGGGTCATGCTCCCATCCTTACACCGGAAGGACAGGTCGTGCAGTCACCCTGCGGACCGGACCGCCGCGGAAGTGGGAGAACACCCTCGGGAGCGTTTACATACTCCTACCATCGCCCTCATGACCGAAGGTTCCACGACGGAGCCGCCCGTGGCGACCCCGTCCACACAGATGCTGGTCGATCCGCGCTTCATGCCTGTCGCGGATCTCTTCTTCCGGATGTTCTACAAGCCGAGCCAGGGCGGCGGCGCTCTCGCCTGCTACCTGCACGGCGAACCCGTCCTCGACATCTGGGCGGGCTGGGCCGCGCGCGACAAGCGGTGGACCCGCGACACTGTGGTGCTGTCGTTCTCCACCGGCAAGGGGGTGGCCAGCACGGTGGTGCACCGCCTCGCCGAGCGTGGCCTGCTCGACTACGACGCAGCCGTGGCCGAGTACTGGCCGGAGTTCGCCGCGGCCGGCAAGGAGACGATCACCCTGCGACAGCTCATGTCGCATCGCGCCGGACTGCACAGGTCCCGCGGTCTCGTGCCCGGCAGGGAAGGACTGCTCGATTCAGAGGCGGTGGCCGCCGCGCTCGCCGCCTCCCCACCCGATCCACGACGTTTCCACGGGCCGGGTTATCACGCCGTCACCTACGGCAACCTCGTCGCCGAGATCGCATCGCGCGTGACCGGGGTGTCCTTCCAGGAACTCGTGCGCACCGAGATCGCCGAGCCGCTCGGCACGGACGAGTTCTGGTACCACGTGCCCGAGGACCAACGGCACCGCATCGCCCGGGTGTTCCCCAAGGTCAACTTCCTGCCGGCACCGTGGACGACGGCGTCGGCGGTGCTGTCGCACGCGCCGGGCGTGCGGGGTCTAGCCGAGGCAGGCATGGCGGAGGGCTTCGACGAGTTGATGCGCAGTCCGTCCGCGCACGACGCCGTCATGCCGGGATGGAACGGTGTGTTCACCGCTCGGGCCCTGGCCCGCATGTACGCGGCGATCGCGAACGGCGGAGCGATCGACGGTGCCCGCCTGTTGAAGGAGGACACCGTCGGCCAGTTGCTCGAAGTGCAGACCCGGCAACGCGACTACGTCCTCGGCATCCGGCCCAACTGGCGGCTGGGTTACCACCCCGGATGGGTCGCCCTGAGGCAGCAGCCGCTGCGGTCGGTCGGCCACTACGGCTTCGGCGGCTCGGGAGCGTTCGCCGACCCGGAGACCGGACTGTCGGTCGCGTTCGTCACCAACCGCATGGGCAACACCTTCACCACGATCTCCGACGGCCGGTTCCCGAGGCTCGGCGCCGCGGCGGTGACGGCCGCGCGCAGAGCAGCGTGATCAGACGTCGACACCCACGTTGACCGCGGCGAGGACCCGGTCACCTCACGTGCGGTGACCGTCGTCCCCGTCGGGTCGTGGATCGAGTCGGTGTCGTTGCGAGTGTCGCGGCCGCTGTGCTCGGTGTACGGCTCGACCGTCCTCGTTCATGATCTCTCCTCCGTGCGTCCTCGTTCCGACCATCGTGCGTCCGGACGCTCGAGGCACGGTGCGAGAGAGCTGGGAGATTCCTGCGAATCCGTTACGCGCGGGGGAACAGCTGGACGTTGGCGTGTGCGCGCACGTAGACGGTGCCGTCGGCGGCGCACAGCGTCGTCTCGAAGGACGCGAGTCGCCGTCCGGCCCGCACCGCTTCGGATCGCAGTTCGATGACCGGCCCGGGGACGGCGGGCGAGCGGAGGTAGTCGAGGCCGATCTCCAGCACGCGATAGTCCTGATCGATGCCGGTCAGCGTCTGTGCGGCCAGGCCGGTGACGGCCTCCGCCATCGACACGAGCACACCGCCCTGCACCGAACCGATCACGTTGGCCATCCACTCGCGCGGCGACAGCCGGGCCTGCACGACGCCGCGCTCGGCGGCTGTCACCTCGAGTCCGAGCAGCCCGGCGAGCGGTCCGCGCGGAAGAGTCCCGGTGGAGATGCCCGTGACGATGTCGAGGCCGGGCAGTTCGGCCAGGATCGCCACATCGGACCACGGTTCCGGCTCGTCCCGCTCCGGCACGGCCTCCGACGCCTCGGCGCCGAGTTCCATCGGCGTGCGCCCGACGACGATGGAGCGGCCGACCAGGTGCGCGACGAGAGCACCCTGCTCGTCGCGCACGTCGGTGCCCGACACGGCGGTGGACTCGTCGAAGAACAGGCTGCTGCCGTGACCGACGAGGGCCCCCGAGGCGGGGAAGGGGTGGGCGAGCGTCGCCGTCACGTGCGACAGCACGCTCTGCGGTCGCTCACCGGTCTCCGCGAATCGCGCGATACCGGCGGGTGCGCCCGCGGCGACGTCGGTGAAGACGCCGATGGAGGCGAGCGTGGTCTGCCCGCGGTGGTCGAACAGGTGCGATCCGACGGACTGGGTGACCGAGACCGACGCGTCGTCGGCGACCTCGATGCCGACGCCCATGAAACGACCCGGACGATCGACGGTGAACTGTGCGGTCTCGATTGCCATTCCTTGCTTCTACCAGGAACAGCGCAATAAAGAGCAATCGGGGAGTGGTTCGTCCCGGTCCGCGATCACCGGTCGACCCCGCTCTGCGGTCACCCCTCGGCTCAGCTCCGTGACTGTCGGTCGCTTCAGCTCCGTGACTGTCGGTCGCTTCAGCTCCGTGGCGTCTCCGGACCGCGACGACCCTCGAGTTCCCGGATCCGCTTCGACGCCTCCTCGAGCCGCTTCTTCCGTTCGGCGGCCTCCGACTTCTTGAGCTCTTCGTAGACCTTCTCGTCGTCGTCGCTGTACTTCAGGATCAACCGCGGAACGCTGAGCGTGACGATCAGCGACGGCCACACGATCCACGCGTAGCTCCAGTCGAGAGCGATCTGCAGGACGAGGAAGGTCACGAGCGTGACGCCGATGATGATCCAGTCCAGCGTCTCGACCATGCTGCCCCGTTCGCGGAGCGAGGCCAGTTCGTCCTCCGGGGACTGGGGTGCCGTCGCAGAGGAGCTGTCGTGGCTGACCGCCGGTGCGGAGGAGTCGTGGGTCATCCGGATGTGACCGTCGACCTGTTCGAGGGGAACACCGCCGGGTAGCCCCCGGAAGGAGGGGAGCAACGCCGAAAACGTTCGCGCCGAAGATATCTCTCCGGATCGTTCGTAGAACTCGGCGCTGTCGAGCCGGCCCGCGGCGTAGTGTTCGCCGAGTGCGTTCAACGCGTGCATGCGTTCGGCGTCGCTGAGCAGCAGGTCGTCGTGATCGGAAGTGCCGGTCATTGTTTTTCCCGCGCTTTCGGAGTCGGTTGTCGAATCCTGGTGCATCCCCGATCCTAGAGCTGATGGTCGGGCATGTCCCGGGCGAGGATGGCCGCCTGGATCCGCGATTGCAGCCCGAGTTTGTGGAGCACCCGGGCGACGTGTGTCTTCGCCGTGTTCTCACCGATGCCGAGGCGGGTGGCGATCTGGCGGTTGGACAATCCCTCGCCCAGGCACGCGAAGACCTCCTGTTCGCGTGCGGTGAGGGCGTCGATATCCGGACCGTCCGGAACATCCTCCCGCCGAGTCGATTTCGAGACGAACGCGTCGATGACGGTTCGCGTGATCTGCGGTGAGAGCACGGACTCCCCGGAGTGCACCGCCCGGATCGCGTCGAGCATGGCATCCGCGGAGGCGGTCTTGAGGAGGTATCCGGCCGCTCCGGCCCGAAGACTCTCGAAGACGTACTCGTCGATCTCGAAACTCGTCAGCACCAGCACCTGGGCACTCGTCTCCTCGGTGATGGTGCGGGTCGCGGCGATCCCGTCGACGTGCGGCATGCGGATGTCCATGAGGACGACATCCGGGGCGAGGGCGCGCGTCTGCGACACCGCGACGGCACCGTCGGCGGCTTCGCCCACCACCTCGATGTCCTCGCTCGTGTGGAGCAGGAGCCGCAGGCCCGCGCGGATGGCGCTGTGGTCGTCGGCGAGCAACACCCTGATCGTCACGTCGTACTCCTGTTCGCGATCGGCAGTTGCACGTATGTCCTCCATTCGTTCCCGTCGCGACCGGAGCGGGCGTGCCCGCCCACCGCGGCGGCGCGTTCGGCGATGTTGCGCAGGCCGTGCCCGGCGCCGCGGGCCGGTGACGGGTCCGGGGTGTCCGGGTCGCCGATCGGGTTCACCACCTCGATCCCGAGGCGGCCGTCGGCGTCGTCGAAACGAAGGGTCACCGGCCGTCCGGGTGCATGCTTGACCGCGTTCGTCAGGGTCTCCTGGACGATGCGGTAGGCCGTGAGATCGACCTCCGCGTCGAGGTCTGCGGGTGGACGACCGTCGATCCGGACGGAGGTGCCGGCGGCGCGTGCGGAGGCGGTGAGCGGTTCGAGGTCGGCGAGGCGACCCGCGGTGGTGATCTCGTCGGTGTCGTCGCTGCGCAGCAGACGCACCATCGACTGCATCTCCTGCAGGGCGGCCACGCTGCCGGAGCGCACGGACTCGAGCACGGTCAGCGCTCGGTCGGGATCGGAATCGCGGAGGCGGAGCGCGGCCTCGCTCTGGATCGCGATCGACGACAGGTGCCCAGCCACGACATCGTGCAGGTCGCGGGCCAGACGCTGCCGCTCGGTGGTGATGGCGGCGCGACGGTCCAGTTCCGCGACCCGCGAGAGAGCCTCGGCGCGTGCCCGTTCGATCTCGGCGGCGTCCCGATGTGTGCGGACGGATCGGGCCCACCAGATCGGGACGACGATCACGAGCGCGGCGATCGACACGGCCCATACGGCGATGCG
This window of the Rhodococcus pyridinivorans genome carries:
- a CDS encoding M23 family metallopeptidase; the encoded protein is MAVAVLASAVTVGGTTVANAAGDRVRVESATAWTGAGENLSTAPQVLKVADVDASHYTEKLNRAAEREAQRVAEAIAAQEAAQRAEAERIAREAAEQAAREEAARRPALAFPAAGTLTSGYGPRWGTNHNGIDVANSIGTPIVSVTDGVVIESGPASGFGLWVRIAQDDGTTGVYGHIDQSLVSVGQHVRAGEQIATMGNRGQSTGPHLHYEVWQPGGAKVDPIPWFHARGVPVPSSHLG
- a CDS encoding M13 family metallopeptidase — its product is MTLAQNSEIRSGIDLGHVDERVRPQDDLFEHVNGRWLAEHEIPADRALDGAFRTLADKAEVDVRTIIEEAAASGAEPGTDAQKIGDLYTSFMDTATIEAAGLDPIRGELRAVSGAADRAALAAVLGGLQRAGVTGALAHYVDTDSKNSERYLMHVSQGGLGLPDESYYREDRYAEIRDQYTAHIGRMFALADLPYDAAKVVALETRLAAGHWDVVKRRDADLSYNLLTLDSLRTDLPQFDWTGWITATGATTEQWAEIVVRQPSFLETFATLWADEDLDDWKAWAVWRVLRARAPYLSEAFVDENFAFYGRTLTGTQEIRDRWKRGVSLVQDLLGEAVGKLYVERHFPAEAKTRMQVLVDNLTEAYRQSITDLEWMSPATREAALRKLEKFTPKVGYPDTWRDYSAVTITPDDVVGNYRSGYAAEYDRDLGKLGGPVDRGEWFMTPQTVNAYYNPGMNEIVFPAAILQPPFFDLHADDAANYGGIGAVIGHEIGHGFDDQGAKYDGDGNLENWWTDSDREEFGKRTAALIAQYDEFEPKALPGQRVNGSFTIGENIGDLGGLSIALKAYEIALDGKPAPVIDGLTGLQRVFFGWAQVWRTKVRDEEASRRLAVDPHSPPEFRCNGVIRNIDAFYDAFGVDEGDRLYLDPSERVRIW
- a CDS encoding serine hydrolase domain-containing protein — translated: MTEGSTTEPPVATPSTQMLVDPRFMPVADLFFRMFYKPSQGGGALACYLHGEPVLDIWAGWAARDKRWTRDTVVLSFSTGKGVASTVVHRLAERGLLDYDAAVAEYWPEFAAAGKETITLRQLMSHRAGLHRSRGLVPGREGLLDSEAVAAALAASPPDPRRFHGPGYHAVTYGNLVAEIASRVTGVSFQELVRTEIAEPLGTDEFWYHVPEDQRHRIARVFPKVNFLPAPWTTASAVLSHAPGVRGLAEAGMAEGFDELMRSPSAHDAVMPGWNGVFTARALARMYAAIANGGAIDGARLLKEDTVGQLLEVQTRQRDYVLGIRPNWRLGYHPGWVALRQQPLRSVGHYGFGGSGAFADPETGLSVAFVTNRMGNTFTTISDGRFPRLGAAAVTAARRAA
- a CDS encoding PaaI family thioesterase: MAIETAQFTVDRPGRFMGVGIEVADDASVSVTQSVGSHLFDHRGQTTLASIGVFTDVAAGAPAGIARFAETGERPQSVLSHVTATLAHPFPASGALVGHGSSLFFDESTAVSGTDVRDEQGALVAHLVGRSIVVGRTPMELGAEASEAVPERDEPEPWSDVAILAELPGLDIVTGISTGTLPRGPLAGLLGLEVTAAERGVVQARLSPREWMANVIGSVQGGVLVSMAEAVTGLAAQTLTGIDQDYRVLEIGLDYLRSPAVPGPVIELRSEAVRAGRRLASFETTLCAADGTVYVRAHANVQLFPRA
- a CDS encoding DUF1707 SHOCT-like domain-containing protein — encoded protein: MTGTSDHDDLLLSDAERMHALNALGEHYAAGRLDSAEFYERSGEISSARTFSALLPSFRGLPGGVPLEQVDGHIRMTHDSSAPAVSHDSSSATAPQSPEDELASLRERGSMVETLDWIIIGVTLVTFLVLQIALDWSYAWIVWPSLIVTLSVPRLILKYSDDDEKVYEELKKSEAAERKKRLEEASKRIRELEGRRGPETPRS
- a CDS encoding response regulator translates to MTIRVLLADDHSAIRAGLRLLLHTSEDIEVVGEAADGAVAVSQTRALAPDVVLMDIRMPHVDGIAATRTITEETSAQVLVLTSFEIDEYVFESLRAGAAGYLLKTASADAMLDAIRAVHSGESVLSPQITRTVIDAFVSKSTRREDVPDGPDIDALTAREQEVFACLGEGLSNRQIATRLGIGENTAKTHVARVLHKLGLQSRIQAAILARDMPDHQL
- a CDS encoding sensor histidine kinase — encoded protein: MDNRESEIRVGFVNPRYNSLLVALAYFAGGSLLYALDLGVLVEDRPPQPLWVWLVLLACVCAPMTMRRTRPLLALLLGTVPVLVDLVVGPSLPVWIAYGDLLYAATLFGSARTSRFLERAPLVPIVVGAVALGVYFGELRIAVWAVSIAALVIVVPIWWARSVRTHRDAAEIERARAEALSRVAELDRRAAITTERQRLARDLHDVVAGHLSSIAIQSEAALRLRDSDPDRALTVLESVRSGSVAALQEMQSMVRLLRSDDTDEITTAGRLADLEPLTASARAAGTSVRIDGRPPADLDAEVDLTAYRIVQETLTNAVKHAPGRPVTLRFDDADGRLGIEVVNPIGDPDTPDPSPARGAGHGLRNIAERAAAVGGHARSGRDGNEWRTYVQLPIANRSTT